Below is a genomic region from Ancylomarina subtilis.
CCAAAATATAACCGGATATTTTAGGGAGTTTTATTTTTTCAGCCAACTCGCCAACAATATATCCAGTGAATATTAATATTCCAATACTCAACATAACATTCATAATTATCTGTTCAATTTATTTAGAGACTCAAAATTTTGACCTTCGTCAGTAGTGTGCAACCAATGTTACGGGGTCGGCTTTATTAAGTTTGCTATACGAACCCTTTCAACTTTTTATGACGATTTATTTTTTTGATAAATGACCAGTTAGCTCTTGTTACTTTTTCACCAGCATAAAACTTTTCCAAGACCAAAGGATACGCTCTTCCAAGATTGAAATAGCTTGTAATTCATTGGGGAGTCCCCTTTCTGAAGTGTAAAGACAAGCTGTATTTCCTTTGCCTTTCTGATCCGTCCAAAAGAAAACCACATATGTTGAACGAATAAGTAGTGGCTTGCCATTCGATAAATTATCAGCGATACTACGGTTTTCAATATTAACAATTTTAGCATACTTAATCCCATAAGGAATTGTAAGGGGTTTTATTTCCCAACTGATCAGTGAATCTCGTCGCTTATCTAAAGTTGATTTTATGAATTTGTCCCGACAATAATTTTCAAATTCTATTTCTGAACGGCATTTTTTTAGCTGCTGATACAAAATACCACCACCTTCAGAGTAGGTATTTGAGATTAATTTGTTCCTAAAAGTAAACGCTGTGCGATAAGTCGATCTTAATATTAACTCCCAGGAGGGCAAAGGCATAAAAGAGTAATCGTATTGATCACTCGCAAACCACCGAATCGTATCATTCCATGCATTCTCTCGAAAATCGTTGTTTCCTGTGAATGGCAAAATGCAATACCTGTCTTGTACCGTATTGTGGAAGGCCTGTATCCTTTCTATCCCTTCAGTTTCATCAAGAATTTTCATTCTGCCAACAATACGTTTATCCCCTTTTTTTTCAGGCTTTAATTCAACGTAATAATTTTTCCCGGGATAAAGCTTAAGTAATATTTCTATTTTTTCATTATTAATATTTGTTTGAAACCGTGTGTCGCCTGTCAAAACAGTATTTACCCTGTAGATATGATTCATTTTGGCCTTTACACAAAAGCCTCTATCATCATTAATGATTACAGATAACCAATTGTCTGGGAATTCATCCACCTTATCTCTGAAGAAATATATATGTGCAAATTTTGAAGTATCCAGATTTGCGGGGCCAGGTGTATACGTGGTTTGTGCACTTCCAACAATGGGACCTGCAGATATAAAAGTTAGAAATATGAATAATTGATTTAATAATGCCGTTTTCATATCCGGTCGTTTATTTCAAACAATTTAAAATAATAGTACTTAAAAGGTAATAACTATTCTCAATACTTACTGCTTTTTATTTTTACAAGCTGAGCACACCCCTAGTATTACTATTATGAGCAAGTTATCAAGTTCACATAAAAAAACTTGTCAAGCTTTGTTACCGTCCTTATTAGATTTATATATTAACCCAACTGTAAATATCACAAGACAACGTGCAATAATGCCAACTAGGCCACCTTCCGGTCCATATTCTCCTCCAGTCAGAAATTCCTGTCCTGAGATATTTATTTTAAATAATCCATCAATAACAAACCCACTAACAGGAAATCCAAACACAAAAGCTTGAAAGAAATTCCAGGAGAAATGTAATCCGATTGGCAGCCATAATTTTTCTGTTTTAATGAATGCAAGGGCATACATAATTCCTCCGATGAATGCACTTAGTGTAGATAAGTGTGTTGAACCCTGATTAAACATATGAACAAAGCCAAAAAAAAGTGCCGTTATGAAAATAATGAGTGCCGTTGACTTTAAATAGAGTTTTAATCCATTTATGAAAAAGCTTCTAAATATTATTTCTTCAGCGAAAGCTGCGGCTGCGAAGATTAAAACGATCTTGAAGAAATGCCCATTGGTCCATGAAAATTGGGTGATAGTTAGTAAATCCCCATATAAGAATATTAGAAAAATTAAGGCAAAAATTACCGCTCCAATTAAAAGTCCTGTGAGTAATTGAAATTTAAAAAAAGGTCTGAATCCTAATTTCTGACCAATTTCATTTTTGCTGAGCCCTGCTTTTCTCCATTGTTTAAAAGCAATAATTCCAAAGATCACCGGTATTAGATTTCCAAGTATTATAATTAGTAGCATTCTTTCGATTTATTTTATCCCATTTTAATTATATCGGGCAACTGATGAAAGCATTTAAGACTAATAAATTTATGAAAATCAATTGATAAACAATATACTTTGCACCTAAAATGAGAAAGGAACCTCTGAAATAAAACACTCTTTTTAGTGAAAATGGGAAAAAACTTTAGAACCAAGCCTTCAGATAAAACCAGCCCGACTTTAAAGGAAGGAGATACATTTCAAAATCCTGGATATTGAAAGATTCTCACCTAAGGCCGCATTTCTATCCTAAAATATTTGCTATCGAAGAAAAGGAACAACAAAGCAAGCTTTCCACCCCTCAAAGAACTCAGCCCTAAACTCAACAAAATCAAAACATGCATTGACTTAATCAGCTTAATATCGTAACTTTTGTAGTCTTTAAAATCTTAAATAATAGTCAACTAAATCATTTTGAAATGAAAAAAACAGCACTTTATTTCGGAATCAGTGTTACGTGCATAATGCTATTGAGTAGTTGTATTCAACAGTCAGCAGATGTAAGTAAGGATATTGAAAAGGCCAACAAAGTCTTTATCGAGGCATTCAATCAGTCTAGTCCTGATGCAGTAACAGCCTGTTACACCAGCAATGCCAAAATATTCCCAACAAATAGCGAAATAGTTGAAGGCCACGAAGCCATCAATAAGTTTTGGACAGTGGGAATGAAAATGGGAATTAAAAAAGTTCTTTTAGAAACCCTATCGGCTACTGCATACGGTCATATCGCGATAGAAGAAGGCCTGTATACACTTTATGCTGACAATGACCATATTATTGATCAGGGGAAATACATTGTCACCTGGCGCAAAGAAGGTGGGAAATGGAAGATAGAACGAGATATTTGGAATACAAACTCCCCTTCTGTTGAAACCAAATACAAAATTTGCGAAGATAACTTTATTGCTCAGCTTGCCGCCAGTATCAATTTTGCCAAATCAAAAAAAGTAAATCCTGTTGAATACGGTAAATATATTGGAGGACTTCACGCTGATGGCTGGCAGCCTAAAGATGAAGATCATCTTAAATACTTTATGAACGGCTATAAGTGGAACATGAATTTATTTAAGAATTTCCGGATGGAAACCCTTGAACAATCAGACACTATGGTTAAAGCCAAAACAAAAGCCGATTGGACGCATTTATCGGCAGAAGAAAAATTCTATGGCGTTGATTCTGTAGAAATGAATGAATGGTTAAAAGCAGCCTGGACCGCCATTGCCAACCATCTGAATTTGGAATACAAACAGGAACAGGATGGTGATTGGATTGTGTTTACTGTAACAAAACGATAACAACGCATTTAAAATTGTATCTCAAAATTTGAAAAACAAAACCACCTCCATTGCGAGGTGGTTTAAGTTAATGTTCTGCTTGATATTATTTTTTTCGATATTTAGGTTTCATTTTTAGCTCTGCTGGTCTTGAGGAGTATTCTTCTTTGCCATACTTTGGAGCTGTTTTTAAAAATTCAGGAATCTCTTGTCCTGTTATAGCGACTCTCTCAACCATCATTTCTAAAGCTAAAGCGTAATCAAAATGAATTCTCACATCATCTCTCTTTGCATCATT
It encodes:
- a CDS encoding CPBP family intramembrane glutamic endopeptidase → MLLIIILGNLIPVIFGIIAFKQWRKAGLSKNEIGQKLGFRPFFKFQLLTGLLIGAVIFALIFLIFLYGDLLTITQFSWTNGHFFKIVLIFAAAAFAEEIIFRSFFINGLKLYLKSTALIIFITALFFGFVHMFNQGSTHLSTLSAFIGGIMYALAFIKTEKLWLPIGLHFSWNFFQAFVFGFPVSGFVIDGLFKINISGQEFLTGGEYGPEGGLVGIIARCLVIFTVGLIYKSNKDGNKA
- a CDS encoding YybH family protein, which produces MKKTALYFGISVTCIMLLSSCIQQSADVSKDIEKANKVFIEAFNQSSPDAVTACYTSNAKIFPTNSEIVEGHEAINKFWTVGMKMGIKKVLLETLSATAYGHIAIEEGLYTLYADNDHIIDQGKYIVTWRKEGGKWKIERDIWNTNSPSVETKYKICEDNFIAQLAASINFAKSKKVNPVEYGKYIGGLHADGWQPKDEDHLKYFMNGYKWNMNLFKNFRMETLEQSDTMVKAKTKADWTHLSAEEKFYGVDSVEMNEWLKAAWTAIANHLNLEYKQEQDGDWIVFTVTKR